In Flavobacterium sp. N3904, one DNA window encodes the following:
- a CDS encoding dipeptide epimerase, which translates to MKIIIRTFKLKLKHTFTISRESHDIQPTLIVELQSEGFSGFGEATSNPYYNITVDSMRANLEAIIPFIESHNDETPEEFWDSASALLKNDMFSLCALDMAYNDLYAKKKGKKLYELWGNSPLHNPKTDYTIGIDKIDKMVMKLKEMPWPIYKIKLGTKDDIAIVSELRKHTDARFRIDANCGWTVTETINNAIALKKLGVEFLEQPIKADQWAAHKEVFKHSVLPIIADESCIVEEDVARCHNHFHGVNIKLVKCGGLTPARRMIAEAKHLDMKTMVGCMTESSVGISAIAHLLPQLDYVDMDGALLLSEDIASGVTITDGIIHYADADGIGVTLNH; encoded by the coding sequence ATGAAAATCATCATTCGCACTTTCAAACTTAAACTGAAGCACACTTTTACAATTTCGAGAGAGTCACACGATATACAACCTACGCTGATTGTGGAATTGCAAAGTGAGGGATTTTCGGGTTTTGGCGAAGCAACTTCAAATCCGTATTATAATATTACGGTAGATAGCATGAGAGCCAATCTGGAAGCTATTATTCCGTTTATAGAATCACACAATGACGAAACACCGGAGGAATTCTGGGACAGCGCCTCGGCATTATTAAAGAATGATATGTTTTCTTTATGTGCATTGGATATGGCGTACAACGATTTGTATGCCAAGAAAAAAGGCAAAAAGTTATACGAACTTTGGGGGAATTCTCCTTTGCACAATCCCAAAACCGACTACACCATTGGGATTGACAAAATTGACAAAATGGTGATGAAACTGAAAGAAATGCCGTGGCCAATTTATAAAATTAAACTAGGCACCAAAGACGACATTGCCATTGTTTCTGAATTGCGTAAACATACTGATGCCCGTTTTCGAATTGATGCCAATTGTGGCTGGACGGTTACCGAAACAATCAACAATGCTATTGCGCTGAAAAAATTAGGCGTCGAATTCCTAGAACAACCGATAAAAGCAGACCAATGGGCCGCACACAAAGAGGTTTTCAAGCATTCTGTCCTGCCAATTATTGCCGATGAAAGCTGTATTGTCGAAGAAGATGTAGCGAGATGTCACAATCATTTTCATGGTGTAAATATAAAACTCGTAAAATGTGGTGGTCTTACACCTGCACGAAGAATGATTGCCGAAGCCAAACATTTGGACATGAAAACCATGGTGGGTTGCATGACGGAATCCTCGGTTGGAATTTCGGCTATTGCCCATTTATTACCGCAACTCGATTATGTAGATATGGATGGTGCTTTGTTATTATCCGAAGATATTGCTTCTGGTGTTACCATTACTGACGGAATCATTCATTACGCCGATGCTGACGGAATTGGGGTCACTTTAAACCATTAA